Proteins from one Argonema galeatum A003/A1 genomic window:
- a CDS encoding AAA family ATPase, with amino-acid sequence MTTEYLQNFFRATNPARTLNVENPEDEKCYIDFSSVRGGKVIEELKENITLFATDDRTCVLFTGHIGCGKSTELFRLKAELQAEGFHVVYFESSDDLEMTDVDISDILLAIARRVSQSLEQLELEEPKRFKELLQGAARVLNSEVTGLKFKLAGNDVGLTSEKEKFTLAFGIGEITAKTKSDSGLRDRLNQYLGPQKTQLLEAINRELLEPAIAKLKQQGKKGLVVIVDNLDKVDNRQKSWGRPQQEYLFVDQGEYLTKLHCHVLYTMPLALKFSNDYGNLTQRFDEPKVLPMVLVKFKDGRECQPGIALLQQMVMARAFPDKNEQERLDAIPEIFDSLETLNRLCRVSGGHVRDLLRLLNEWIKKERQFPLTRPKLEEVIRQRCNNMMMPISDAEWELLRQVKQRKKVTDDDGYQKLIRSRFVFEYHSDGEIWFDINPILADASELL; translated from the coding sequence ATGACGACGGAATATTTACAAAATTTTTTTCGGGCAACCAACCCCGCCAGAACTCTAAATGTAGAAAATCCAGAAGACGAAAAGTGTTACATCGACTTTTCCTCGGTAAGAGGGGGGAAAGTTATTGAGGAACTGAAAGAGAATATCACGCTTTTTGCGACTGACGATCGCACTTGTGTTCTATTCACGGGCCATATTGGTTGCGGCAAGTCTACTGAGTTATTTCGGCTGAAAGCTGAACTGCAAGCGGAGGGGTTCCATGTGGTTTATTTTGAGTCCAGCGACGACTTGGAAATGACTGATGTGGATATTAGCGATATCCTGCTGGCGATCGCACGTCGCGTCAGTCAAAGTCTCGAACAACTGGAACTGGAGGAACCCAAAAGGTTTAAGGAGTTGCTGCAAGGCGCGGCGAGGGTCTTGAACTCCGAGGTGACGGGGCTAAAATTTAAGCTGGCGGGTAATGATGTGGGCCTGACTTCTGAAAAAGAAAAGTTTACTCTCGCGTTTGGTATTGGCGAAATCACGGCTAAGACGAAAAGCGATTCTGGGCTGCGCGATCGACTAAATCAGTATCTTGGGCCACAAAAAACCCAGTTGTTGGAGGCGATTAATCGGGAATTGCTAGAACCTGCGATCGCAAAACTGAAACAGCAGGGTAAAAAAGGGCTAGTGGTAATTGTCGATAATCTTGACAAGGTAGACAATCGCCAAAAATCTTGGGGTCGTCCGCAACAAGAATATCTGTTTGTGGATCAGGGAGAATATTTAACCAAGCTGCATTGTCACGTACTATATACAATGCCCTTAGCTTTGAAGTTCTCCAATGACTACGGGAACCTTACCCAGCGATTTGACGAACCCAAGGTTTTGCCGATGGTTCTTGTGAAATTTAAGGATGGTAGGGAATGCCAACCAGGGATAGCATTGCTGCAACAGATGGTGATGGCGAGGGCGTTTCCAGATAAAAATGAACAAGAACGCCTCGATGCTATTCCAGAAATTTTTGATAGTTTGGAAACGTTAAATCGTCTGTGTCGCGTTAGTGGAGGTCACGTCCGAGACTTGCTAAGATTGCTGAATGAGTGGATCAAAAAGGAAAGACAATTTCCGCTCACTCGTCCCAAATTAGAAGAAGTGATTCGTCAACGCTGCAATAACATGATGATGCCAATTTCCGATGCGGAATGGGAATTATTGCGGCAGGTTAAGCAACGTAAAAAAGTTACTGATGATGACGGATATCAAAAGTTGATTCGCAGTCGGTTTGTGTTTGAATATCACAGTGACGGCGAGATTTGGTTTGATATCAATCCAATTTTAGCGGACGCGAGTGAGTTGCTATAG